A genomic stretch from Empedobacter stercoris includes:
- a CDS encoding DUF3575 domain-containing protein, producing MYMVFGEGRYYFDKSFSKFYIGPNIGVGFFDIQKWNYWNTDKYQRGFAILTGATIGYQVKINEHWGLDVFVGGGHSQGNYKGYYKEDSPNFGRYDSAQSFNKSGEWMLYKGGVMLTYKFKRKKSN from the coding sequence ATGTATATGGTTTTTGGTGAAGGTAGATATTACTTTGATAAATCTTTTAGTAAATTTTATATAGGTCCAAACATAGGAGTTGGTTTCTTTGATATTCAAAAATGGAATTATTGGAACACCGATAAATACCAACGTGGTTTTGCAATTTTAACAGGAGCTACAATAGGTTATCAAGTAAAAATTAACGAACATTGGGGATTAGATGTTTTTGTTGGTGGAGGACACTCTCAAGGAAATTACAAAGGTTATTATAAAGAAGATTCTCCTAATTTCGGACGATATGATTCTGCGCAATCATTTAATAAAAGTGGGGAGTGGATGCTTTACAAAGGCGGTGTAATGCTTACTTATAAATTTAAACGAAAAAAATCCAACTAA
- a CDS encoding Do family serine endopeptidase, translating to MKKYTGYLLVGLVSSMTTMGGFYLMNDNTNNPFITNANEQKNGDFELVDYKGNYGYDAPNFVEASNKAVHTVVSIKNYSNRRQQQQQQFFDPFDFFFGQPSPQQRGRQQQQPDQDQPSGMGSGVIISQDGYIVTNNHVIQGASKIEVTLNNQKSYTAELVGTDPSTDIALLKITEKGLPFTKFVDSDAINVGDWVLAVGNPFGLTSTVTAGIVSAKGRSINILGKNSESPIESFIQTDAAINPGNSGGALVNANGDLIGINTAISSPTGAYSGYGFAVPANLVKKVVEDIKSYGMVQRGYLGIKGFDLSNEDAVKQYNREFKKNVKTDKGVMVTELVSKGSAIDSGIEEGDIITAVDGKPITSFSTLSFIVGSKRPGDKVTLTVKRGNAQKTYTITLKDAKGSTKVRSKADLTPTELLGAQFEPLTERQKDNFGINYGVMVKDLESGGKLAAAGVQNEFIILSINEKNVSSQEDIEKILKNYKGRVSIKFADYYGRIYTKGFTMD from the coding sequence ATGAAAAAATATACAGGCTACTTATTAGTTGGTTTAGTTAGTTCTATGACAACTATGGGAGGTTTTTATTTGATGAATGATAATACAAACAATCCATTTATTACCAATGCCAACGAACAAAAAAATGGAGATTTCGAATTAGTTGATTATAAAGGAAATTACGGCTACGATGCGCCTAATTTTGTAGAAGCTTCTAATAAAGCTGTGCACACCGTTGTAAGTATTAAAAATTATTCGAATCGAAGACAGCAACAACAACAGCAATTCTTTGATCCTTTTGATTTCTTTTTTGGACAACCTTCACCACAACAAAGAGGAAGACAGCAACAACAACCTGATCAAGATCAACCATCTGGAATGGGGTCTGGTGTAATTATTTCGCAAGATGGATATATTGTTACTAATAATCACGTGATTCAGGGTGCATCTAAAATTGAAGTAACCCTAAATAACCAAAAAAGCTATACAGCAGAATTAGTTGGTACAGATCCAAGTACAGATATTGCGTTACTTAAAATTACAGAGAAAGGTTTACCATTTACTAAGTTTGTAGATTCTGATGCTATTAATGTTGGTGATTGGGTATTAGCTGTAGGAAATCCGTTTGGTTTAACCTCTACTGTTACCGCTGGTATTGTATCAGCAAAAGGACGTAGCATTAATATTTTAGGTAAAAATTCTGAATCACCAATCGAGTCATTTATTCAAACAGATGCCGCGATTAACCCAGGTAACTCTGGTGGAGCTTTAGTGAATGCAAATGGAGATTTGATTGGTATTAACACTGCTATTTCTTCGCCAACAGGTGCATACTCTGGTTATGGATTTGCTGTTCCTGCAAACTTGGTAAAAAAAGTTGTGGAGGATATTAAATCTTATGGAATGGTTCAGCGTGGGTATTTAGGTATCAAAGGCTTTGATTTATCAAATGAAGACGCTGTAAAACAATACAACAGAGAATTTAAGAAAAATGTAAAAACTGATAAAGGTGTAATGGTTACTGAATTGGTTTCGAAAGGATCTGCAATCGATTCTGGAATTGAAGAAGGTGATATCATTACAGCTGTAGACGGAAAACCAATTACATCTTTCTCTACATTATCTTTTATCGTAGGTAGCAAACGCCCTGGTGATAAAGTAACATTGACTGTAAAACGTGGAAATGCACAAAAAACATACACAATTACGTTGAAAGATGCGAAAGGAAGTACAAAAGTAAGAAGCAAAGCTGACTTAACACCAACTGAACTTTTGGGAGCACAATTTGAACCATTAACAGAACGTCAAAAAGATAATTTTGGAATCAATTATGGTGTAATGGTGAAAGATTTAGAATCAGGAGGGAAATTAGCTGCAGCTGGTGTTCAGAATGAATTTATTATTCTTTCTATCAATGAAAAAAATGTAAGTTCGCAAGAAGACATAGAAAAAATCCTGAAAAACTATAAAGGACGCGTTTCAATTAAATTTGCAGATTATTACGGACGTATTTATACGAAAGGATTTACGATGGATTAA
- the dapF gene encoding diaminopimelate epimerase, producing MKLKFYKYQGAGNDFVMIDDREKTFPISTELINRLCDRNFGIGADGLILLQNDDHSDFKMVYFNSDGNESTMCGNGGRCIIRFANDLNVANDKMTFNAIDGLHHGVVDHDVIRIQMIDVNEVEDHDGYLFMNTGSPHHVEFVNNVKDINVYKKGKSIRNGAPYFEQGSNVNFVEVMPDHSLRIRTYERGVEDETLACGTGITAAAIAAYVKNLVDKNDIKVKAMGGDLSVNFEENNHNFVNVWLNGPAVKVFEGEIEI from the coding sequence TTGAAATTAAAATTTTATAAATACCAAGGAGCTGGGAATGATTTTGTCATGATTGATGATAGAGAAAAAACATTTCCTATTTCGACAGAACTGATTAATAGGCTGTGTGACCGTAACTTTGGGATTGGAGCTGATGGATTAATTTTGTTACAGAATGACGATCATTCAGATTTCAAAATGGTGTATTTTAATTCTGATGGAAACGAAAGCACGATGTGTGGAAATGGTGGACGTTGTATTATTCGATTTGCCAATGATTTGAACGTTGCCAATGACAAAATGACATTTAATGCAATCGATGGTTTGCATCATGGTGTAGTAGATCACGATGTTATTCGGATACAGATGATTGATGTGAATGAAGTTGAAGACCACGATGGTTATTTGTTTATGAATACAGGTTCGCCACATCACGTAGAATTTGTAAATAATGTAAAAGACATTAACGTGTACAAAAAAGGAAAATCTATTCGCAATGGAGCTCCTTATTTTGAGCAAGGTTCTAACGTAAATTTTGTAGAAGTCATGCCAGATCATTCGCTGAGAATTAGAACGTACGAGCGAGGTGTAGAAGACGAAACCTTGGCTTGTGGTACTGGAATTACCGCTGCTGCAATTGCTGCTTATGTGAAAAATTTAGTAGACAAAAACGACATCAAAGTAAAGGCAATGGGTGGTGATTTATCGGTGAATTTTGAAGAAAATAATCATAACTTTGTCAATGTTTGGTTGAACGGACCAGCCGTAAAAGTTTTTGAAGGTGAAATTGAAATTTAA
- a CDS encoding GLPGLI family protein produces MKKAIFTFALGILTTTVSIAQDNKAQNIDATYVMEVKMDYDQTMKTIPEAYRAQFGPMLKAEIDGGIFMTYFFKSNSKNSTFTLEEKVNNGQGGLGIIAQQMAAMDNKPTYKDFTVTPHLYYKEVDMGVKQYLIKDQIPDYKWKISREKTDIAGYQATKAEGVMMDSIPVTAWYAPAIPIKDGPTSLAGLPGLIIKAEFEMNGAKMIYTLKDLKISDKDLKIALPTKGEVVTQDEFMKVVLEIQKKAQELMGGGVDTK; encoded by the coding sequence ATGAAAAAAGCAATCTTTACATTTGCCTTAGGAATTCTTACAACAACAGTTTCTATCGCACAAGACAATAAAGCACAAAATATTGACGCCACTTATGTCATGGAAGTTAAAATGGATTATGATCAAACCATGAAAACTATTCCAGAAGCATACAGAGCACAATTTGGCCCTATGTTAAAAGCTGAAATTGATGGTGGAATTTTTATGACTTATTTCTTCAAAAGTAATTCTAAAAATTCAACATTTACATTAGAAGAAAAAGTAAACAATGGTCAAGGTGGTTTAGGAATTATTGCGCAACAAATGGCTGCAATGGACAATAAACCAACGTATAAAGATTTTACGGTTACACCTCATTTATACTACAAAGAAGTGGATATGGGGGTTAAACAATATTTAATCAAAGATCAGATTCCAGATTATAAATGGAAAATCTCACGCGAAAAAACGGATATCGCAGGATACCAAGCAACAAAAGCAGAAGGTGTGATGATGGACTCTATTCCAGTTACCGCTTGGTATGCACCAGCAATTCCAATCAAAGACGGACCTACTTCTTTAGCTGGTTTACCAGGATTAATTATCAAAGCAGAATTTGAAATGAATGGTGCTAAAATGATTTATACCTTAAAAGATTTGAAAATTTCGGATAAAGATTTAAAAATTGCCTTACCGACTAAAGGAGAAGTTGTTACACAAGACGAATTTATGAAAGTCGTATTGGAAATCCAGAAAAAAGCACAAGAATTGATGGGCGGCGGTGTAGACACCAAATAA
- the pncA gene encoding bifunctional nicotinamidase/pyrazinamidase, which translates to MKALIIVDMQYDFLPGGALAVNEGDQIIERINKLQEKFDLVVATQDWHPADHKSFASQHPEKNPFDVIDLNGTQQVLWPDHCVQGTKGAELHKDINQKKISAVIRKGMNPNIDSYSAFFDVNKKNPTGLNGYLKDHNISSVYVCGLAGDFCVYYTAKDALSLGYTTYILEGSTKAINQDSFDELKKEFAKKGGHISTYLL; encoded by the coding sequence ATGAAAGCTTTAATCATCGTGGATATGCAATACGATTTTTTGCCAGGAGGAGCATTAGCTGTTAATGAAGGAGATCAAATTATCGAACGCATCAATAAATTACAAGAAAAATTTGATTTGGTGGTCGCTACACAAGATTGGCATCCAGCAGATCATAAGAGTTTTGCTTCTCAACATCCAGAAAAAAATCCTTTTGATGTGATTGATTTAAATGGAACACAACAAGTTCTATGGCCAGATCATTGCGTACAAGGAACAAAAGGAGCTGAATTGCATAAAGATATCAATCAAAAAAAGATTAGTGCGGTTATCCGAAAAGGAATGAATCCGAATATAGATTCATATAGTGCTTTTTTTGATGTGAATAAAAAAAATCCGACAGGGTTAAATGGTTATCTAAAAGATCACAATATTTCGAGTGTATATGTTTGTGGTTTAGCAGGCGATTTTTGTGTGTACTACACAGCAAAAGACGCTTTATCGCTTGGGTATACAACTTATATTTTAGAAGGTTCGACAAAAGCGATTAACCAAGATTCATTTGATGAATTGAAAAAAGAGTTTGCAAAGAAAGGTGGTCATATTTCGACTTATTTATTATAA
- a CDS encoding T9SS type A sorting domain-containing protein, whose protein sequence is MKKTFILLATIFGLCSTTYAQTIFEKSNTTVFERIKKDKKETLKRNFDWTTYNRGKDINSFGEFSQVNSSVKSRATEKNDIKPFGNINAQRWAYGKNVDNNETILFSIDSKYGPNATFTLKTYTDDLKVDKQFTISIPETTTRAEAIADFSAKILDNNDKLIVGVYVHFTDGGQGPESVKDQIWFVNEAGEVLYKEDTTSAEFLTDSKGKQQAYTYKTNDDFVTIKKINLTDTSKNLEYKIPFSLANFYVGMPIVHKNLNGKDYVVLARYTEQLVDNSTLEFNTNAKFALDFIDAETFVLDKTYILPVIGFDEENPYTIPMATFGLFYNTDKYDISSNIYNTDSKLEFTYGSYIYDLMADKESYNYFVVNEDGTILKSLTEDVVAGGIETGIELIEIPNQKDQVAMLVDQNGEGGSNVKIYNLPDFELAQDFPVLYNDDILSLNMNRIPSDNSFNYVVGLNAGEMDGDKAFGLVKHYDAKGVEVKKVRLPITLETELFAPFLNALTLNPTIVNDDDKIEYVYAYQDRENGVAANTYGIAQDENNVLAMFSGRTERGNITTIGYGMNKKGEFDRLYAYYGSDYSATSFITDFYKFPFESLAVNDIQKNTQSIKYLSNVKEIRVDYDYATYQVFNMSGNLISSGNSSKTIFTNGWNKGVYVIKTIDKQGKANTAKILVF, encoded by the coding sequence ATGAAGAAGACTTTTATTCTATTGGCAACAATTTTTGGGTTATGCTCAACTACTTATGCGCAAACAATTTTCGAAAAATCGAATACTACAGTTTTTGAAAGAATAAAGAAGGATAAGAAAGAGACGTTAAAAAGAAATTTTGACTGGACAACTTATAATAGAGGAAAAGATATTAATTCTTTTGGAGAATTTTCTCAAGTTAATAGTTCAGTGAAAAGTAGAGCGACTGAGAAGAATGATATAAAACCTTTTGGAAATATAAATGCGCAACGTTGGGCATATGGAAAAAATGTAGATAATAATGAAACGATTTTGTTTTCTATTGATTCTAAATATGGACCAAATGCAACATTTACATTAAAAACATATACGGATGATTTAAAAGTAGATAAACAATTTACAATTAGTATTCCAGAAACAACAACAAGAGCAGAAGCAATCGCAGATTTTTCAGCAAAAATATTAGACAATAATGATAAATTAATTGTTGGGGTTTATGTGCATTTTACAGATGGAGGACAAGGTCCAGAATCTGTAAAAGATCAAATTTGGTTTGTAAATGAAGCAGGAGAAGTTTTATATAAAGAGGATACTACTTCTGCAGAGTTTTTAACAGATTCGAAAGGAAAACAACAAGCGTATACTTATAAAACGAATGATGATTTTGTAACAATTAAGAAAATTAATTTAACTGATACATCGAAAAATTTAGAATATAAAATTCCATTTAGTCTTGCTAATTTTTATGTAGGAATGCCAATAGTACATAAAAATTTGAATGGAAAAGATTATGTAGTTTTAGCGCGTTATACTGAACAATTAGTTGATAATTCAACATTAGAATTTAATACAAATGCAAAATTTGCTTTAGATTTCATTGATGCAGAAACGTTTGTTTTAGATAAAACATATATTTTACCAGTAATCGGATTTGATGAAGAAAATCCGTACACAATTCCGATGGCTACTTTTGGATTGTTCTATAATACTGATAAATACGATATTTCATCTAATATTTATAATACGGATAGTAAATTAGAGTTTACTTATGGTTCATATATTTATGATTTGATGGCTGATAAAGAGTCGTATAATTATTTTGTTGTGAATGAAGATGGTACTATTTTAAAATCACTTACCGAAGATGTCGTAGCTGGTGGTATAGAAACTGGGATCGAATTAATAGAGATACCAAATCAAAAAGATCAAGTAGCAATGTTAGTTGACCAAAATGGTGAAGGAGGATCTAATGTTAAAATATATAATTTACCAGATTTCGAGTTAGCACAAGATTTTCCAGTATTATATAATGATGATATTTTGTCTCTTAATATGAATAGAATTCCAAGCGATAATTCTTTTAATTATGTAGTTGGTTTAAACGCAGGTGAAATGGATGGAGATAAAGCATTTGGTCTTGTAAAACATTATGATGCGAAAGGTGTAGAAGTGAAAAAAGTCAGATTACCAATTACTCTTGAAACAGAATTATTTGCTCCGTTTTTAAATGCATTAACGTTAAATCCAACTATTGTTAATGATGATGATAAGATAGAATATGTGTATGCTTATCAAGATAGAGAAAACGGTGTTGCAGCGAATACATATGGTATTGCGCAAGATGAGAATAATGTTTTAGCAATGTTCTCAGGAAGAACAGAAAGAGGAAACATAACGACAATAGGTTATGGTATGAATAAAAAAGGAGAATTTGATCGTTTATATGCTTATTATGGAAGCGATTATTCTGCTACATCATTTATAACAGATTTCTATAAATTCCCTTTCGAAAGTTTAGCAGTTAATGATATTCAAAAAAATACACAATCAATAAAATATTTGAGTAACGTAAAAGAAATCCGAGTTGATTATGATTATGCTACATATCAAGTATTTAATATGAGTGGAAACTTAATTTCTTCAGGAAATTCTTCTAAAACAATTTTCACAAACGGATGGAATAAAGGAGTTTATGTCATCAAAACAATAGACAAACAAGGTAAAGCTAATACAGCAAAAATCTTAGTTTTCTAA
- the mltG gene encoding endolytic transglycosylase MltG, producing MKKINFVLLLFCSFVLIGCTFIDGFKGNATKDGYIYISRGANFDQVLDSLKPFLKNEKLFKQYAEDADYPATIKSGKYKISSTDTNRDIIDRLQGGEQEEVKLRIKNEPTIYHLASSVSKQVDMDSVQVLTAIRDFVKEKNDTTLNDETVKQYFIPETYFVYWGITPEKFVEKMVAQHDKVWNEERLAKAKTLKLSPLEVTTLASIVQLESSDNMEEQQKVARAYMNRLAKDMRLEADPTSIYAYKMENGWNQKVQRVYKKWTWSSNAYNTYRNKGLPPAPICLPNLGAIDAVLSPANHDFIFFAADPKKPGYHIFTADYQEHLKNADVYRKWLKENNIK from the coding sequence ATGAAAAAAATAAATTTTGTATTACTATTATTCTGTTCATTTGTACTGATAGGATGTACATTTATAGATGGTTTCAAGGGAAATGCAACAAAAGATGGTTACATCTATATTTCTCGCGGAGCTAATTTTGATCAAGTCTTAGATTCTTTAAAACCATTTTTAAAGAACGAAAAGTTGTTCAAACAATATGCTGAAGATGCAGATTATCCAGCAACCATTAAATCTGGAAAATATAAAATTTCAAGCACAGATACTAACCGTGATATTATCGATCGTTTGCAAGGTGGAGAACAAGAAGAAGTGAAACTTCGTATCAAGAATGAACCTACAATTTATCATTTGGCAAGTTCTGTTTCGAAGCAAGTTGATATGGATTCGGTTCAAGTTTTAACAGCGATTCGAGATTTTGTAAAAGAGAAAAATGATACCACGTTAAATGACGAAACGGTAAAACAATATTTTATTCCAGAAACGTATTTTGTGTATTGGGGAATTACACCAGAAAAATTTGTAGAAAAAATGGTGGCTCAACATGATAAGGTATGGAACGAAGAGCGTCTTGCAAAAGCAAAAACACTTAAGCTATCACCTTTAGAAGTGACAACTTTGGCTTCAATAGTTCAGTTAGAATCATCTGATAATATGGAAGAACAACAAAAAGTGGCGCGTGCTTATATGAATCGTTTAGCGAAAGATATGCGTTTGGAAGCGGATCCAACTTCTATTTATGCTTACAAAATGGAAAATGGTTGGAACCAAAAAGTACAACGCGTGTACAAAAAATGGACATGGTCGTCGAATGCTTACAATACCTATCGCAACAAAGGTTTGCCTCCTGCGCCCATTTGTTTGCCGAATTTAGGAGCAATAGACGCGGTTTTATCACCAGCTAATCACGATTTTATTTTCTTTGCAGCTGACCCGAAAAAACCAGGTTATCATATTTTTACTGCCGATTATCAAGAACATTTGAAAAATGCAGATGTTTACCGAAAATGGTTAAAAGAGAATAATATTAAATAG
- a CDS encoding TonB-dependent receptor yields MKKILYPLLLVGAAQFTFAQECKLKGSVADENGIPVTDASVSIFDQNNEGKGFVFTSNVGEFEFKLPCGQKYDIEIEQAGFETYIENVDLTENVNKKLKLKKGNQISLQETIVKAQQAIKVKGDTIEFDADSFKVGNEETLEDILKKLPGIEVVNGKVMYKGKPMSQVTVGGREVLGGNEKLLNKNLPSDAVSKIQLDTKFKSNPFASSLQEDDEQFALNIELKEDMKRIAFGNVTIGGDADKHADVQAKIFYFSEKSDATTIHDFNTFGKKVFDFDDYMTFFGGMSNFTEDGSQLSIRGGNASLSFPTESDAPEMSTYNGALHYGVEPNKRLKVSGFGLVNTNNIKYNSTVERFYNTVENPYTTIDEQRNKNNTLMGMARIKLDYNPNDKGQIKYNLNFNYMKNEDEQSVDNFLDGQKTGFRNNFTDRENFRLSQNLSYIKKIGRDHNIGFYLRHQFQNETPDFNLYSSNQPFTIFGNLSKINDQYNLNQDQRYNVNTFQFYTVYNHLLTNTANLKFKVGTNFSFQRFENSLYDYQNLITSFNTISDTNFDYNETFGDVTLTKKIGNFQADLGAGLIFFSENAKFTDGTNEKINETKVLPHARLNYKFNNATSITANYKQAYDLPHAKDLTDSYVLQSYFSIFQGNRDLRQALTHTASLSFNHFNSFSFFNIFGNVSYSKREKSIVTTSVLNQENQTQINTLLNSDYDNDTYSGYFMIYKRFAKWYNVRGTANLNYSDYYTYTGSKIDDTERVVNNTSFNQTYNLENSFVFNKKFELKAGLNLSLSNFKSLFEQKFETWRPYGDAAWSVTDNLLIQSDFSYRLQYRNGERLNDAKEWNASARYKIAKKTYLTLTGGNLLGNNIIVSNGFTDNYISTTTRNVLGRYFIVSLRYKF; encoded by the coding sequence ATGAAGAAAATACTCTACCCACTCTTACTCGTTGGGGCAGCTCAATTTACATTTGCACAAGAATGTAAACTAAAAGGTTCTGTTGCAGACGAAAATGGTATTCCTGTTACCGATGCATCAGTTTCTATTTTTGATCAAAATAACGAAGGTAAAGGTTTTGTTTTTACAAGTAATGTTGGAGAATTTGAATTCAAATTACCTTGTGGTCAAAAATATGATATTGAAATTGAACAGGCTGGTTTTGAGACTTACATAGAAAATGTTGACTTAACAGAAAACGTCAACAAAAAATTAAAGCTAAAAAAAGGAAATCAAATTTCTTTGCAAGAAACCATTGTAAAGGCGCAGCAAGCCATCAAAGTAAAAGGTGATACAATCGAGTTTGATGCGGATTCTTTCAAGGTTGGAAACGAAGAAACGTTAGAAGATATTCTAAAAAAATTACCAGGAATCGAAGTCGTAAATGGAAAAGTGATGTACAAAGGGAAACCGATGTCTCAAGTTACCGTTGGCGGTCGCGAAGTATTGGGTGGTAACGAAAAGTTATTGAATAAAAATTTACCTTCTGATGCTGTTTCTAAAATTCAGTTGGATACAAAGTTTAAATCCAATCCTTTTGCTTCTTCCTTACAAGAAGATGACGAACAATTTGCGTTAAACATCGAACTAAAAGAAGATATGAAACGTATCGCTTTTGGAAATGTTACAATTGGAGGAGATGCCGACAAACACGCTGATGTGCAAGCTAAAATTTTCTATTTCTCTGAAAAAAGTGATGCTACAACCATCCATGATTTCAATACGTTTGGAAAAAAGGTTTTTGACTTTGATGATTACATGACATTTTTTGGTGGAATGTCTAATTTTACGGAAGACGGTAGTCAACTGTCCATTCGAGGAGGAAATGCAAGTTTATCGTTTCCTACAGAATCTGATGCTCCAGAAATGAGTACGTATAACGGCGCTTTACATTACGGTGTAGAGCCTAATAAAAGGCTTAAAGTTTCTGGTTTTGGATTAGTTAACACGAACAACATCAAGTACAATTCTACGGTAGAACGTTTTTATAATACGGTAGAAAATCCTTATACAACCATAGATGAGCAACGAAACAAAAACAATACGTTGATGGGAATGGCTCGTATAAAACTTGACTATAATCCGAATGATAAAGGACAGATTAAATATAACCTGAACTTTAACTACATGAAAAATGAAGACGAACAATCGGTTGATAATTTTCTTGATGGGCAAAAAACAGGTTTTAGAAATAACTTTACAGATCGCGAAAATTTCAGATTAAGTCAAAATTTATCGTACATCAAAAAGATTGGTCGTGATCATAACATTGGTTTTTATCTTCGTCATCAATTCCAAAATGAAACACCAGATTTCAACTTGTATTCATCGAATCAACCATTTACTATTTTTGGGAATTTATCAAAAATTAACGATCAATATAATTTGAATCAAGACCAACGATATAATGTCAATACGTTTCAGTTTTATACCGTTTATAATCATTTATTAACCAATACAGCGAACCTTAAATTTAAGGTTGGAACAAATTTCAGTTTTCAACGTTTTGAAAATTCATTGTATGATTACCAAAACTTGATCACTTCATTCAATACCATAAGTGATACGAATTTTGATTACAATGAAACCTTTGGAGATGTAACATTGACAAAAAAAATAGGGAATTTTCAAGCTGATCTTGGTGCTGGATTGATTTTCTTTTCAGAAAATGCAAAGTTCACAGATGGGACAAACGAGAAGATTAATGAAACGAAGGTTTTACCACACGCACGCTTGAATTATAAGTTTAACAATGCGACTTCTATAACGGCAAATTATAAACAAGCCTACGATTTACCGCATGCAAAAGATTTGACCGATTCGTATGTTTTGCAAAGTTACTTCAGTATTTTTCAAGGAAATCGTGATTTAAGACAAGCACTAACACATACTGCTTCGTTAAGTTTCAATCATTTTAATTCCTTTTCATTTTTCAATATTTTTGGAAATGTATCCTATTCGAAACGTGAAAAAAGTATCGTTACAACTTCTGTCCTAAATCAAGAAAATCAAACACAGATTAACACCTTATTGAATTCGGATTATGACAATGATACGTATTCAGGTTATTTTATGATTTACAAACGTTTTGCTAAATGGTACAATGTGCGTGGAACAGCTAATTTAAATTATTCTGACTATTACACTTACACAGGAAGTAAAATCGACGATACAGAACGAGTGGTTAATAATACGTCTTTTAATCAGACGTATAATTTAGAAAATTCGTTTGTATTCAATAAGAAATTCGAATTAAAAGCTGGATTAAATTTAAGCTTAAGTAATTTCAAATCTTTGTTCGAACAAAAATTTGAAACTTGGCGTCCTTATGGAGATGCCGCTTGGTCGGTGACGGATAATTTATTAATTCAGTCCGATTTTTCCTATCGTTTACAATACCGTAATGGAGAACGTTTAAATGATGCAAAAGAATGGAATGCTTCTGCGCGTTATAAAATTGCGAAGAAAACGTACCTAACTTTAACGGGTGGAAATCTATTAGGAAACAATATCATCGTTTCAAATGGCTTTACAGATAACTACATATCGACTACAACACGCAATGTTTTGGGCAGATATTTTATCGTGAGTCTTCGATATAAGTTCTAA